The following proteins come from a genomic window of Rutidosis leptorrhynchoides isolate AG116_Rl617_1_P2 chromosome 10, CSIRO_AGI_Rlap_v1, whole genome shotgun sequence:
- the LOC139870125 gene encoding receptor-like protein kinase FERONIA, whose translation MSNSSVDAESFTSLASLHWCRQFTIAEIQLVTDNFDESSVIGRGGFGKVYRGTITNGVSCLDVAVKRLDTTSNQGASEFWAEVKMLSKLRHCHLVSLIGYCNDIQEMILVYEYMPRGTLEDYLHKLRAPLTWARRLKICLGAARGLDYLHNGTGINHGVIHRDVKSSNILLDDTWGAKISDFGLSKIGPINQADTGVNTIVKGTFGYLDPDYYQTGRLTRKSDVYAFGVILFEVLCEKRAVDRSLDEEQWGLASWAKDMIKEGRLKQIVDHNISDKISPRCLKEFAHLAVDCSNSYPKQRPTMARVIVALECILALQEKEDDKLQARGMTIFGKKMSTFVFPSIWKNSGIMFFLSVCP comes from the coding sequence ATGTCCAACTCCAGTGTGGATGCTGAATCCTTCACATCCTTAGCGTCATTACACTGGTGTCGTCAGTTTACAATTGCCGAGATTCAGTTAGTTACTGATAACTTTGATGAATCATCGGTTATCGGACGTGGCGGTTTTGGCAAGGTTTATCGAGGAACAATTACTAATGGGGTAAGTTGTTTAGATGTTGCAGTGAAGCGGCTGGATACAACTTCCAATCAGGGAGCAAGCGAATTTTGGGCGGAAGTTAAGATGCTTTCGAAATTAAGGCATTGTCACTTAGTGTCCTTGATTGGTTATTGCAATGATATTCAAGAGATGATACTTGTTTACGAATATATGCCTCGTGGAACCCTTGAAGATTATCTCCACAAATTACGAGCTCCGCTTACTTGGGCTCGAAGGCTAAAAATATGTTTAGGGGCTGCTCGAGGATTAGATTACCTTCACAATGGTACAGGTATAAATCATGGAGTGATACACAGAGATGTTAAAAGCTCAAATATACTATTGGATGACACTTGGGGTGCTAAGATTTCGGACTTCGGGCTGTCCAAAATAGGTCCAATCAATCAGGCAGATACTGGTGTCAACACTATAGTGAAAGGTACATTCGGATATCTAGATCCTGATTATTATCAGACGGGTAGACTAACCCGAAAGTCTGATGTGTATGCGTTTGGAGTGATATTATTTGAAGTCTTGTGTGAGAAACGAGCAGTAGACAGAAGTCTTGACGAGGAGCAGTGGGGATTAGCAAGCTGGGCAAAAGACATGATCAAAGAAGGTAGGCTAAAGCAAATCGTTGATCACAATATAAGTGACAAAATATCTCCTAGATGTTTAAAAGAGTTTGCACACCTTGCGGTTGACTGTTCGAATAGCTACCCAAAACAACGTCCTACAATGGCTCGGGTTATTGTGGCCCTTGAGTGCATCTTAGCTTTACAAGAAAAAGAAGACGATAAATTGCAGGCCCGAGGCATGACAATATTTGGGAAAAAGATGTCTACATTTGTCTTTCCATCGATTTGGAAAAACTCAGGTATAATGTTCTTCTTAAGTGTCTGTCCTTAA